One window from the genome of Chiroxiphia lanceolata isolate bChiLan1 chromosome 15, bChiLan1.pri, whole genome shotgun sequence encodes:
- the MATR3 gene encoding matrin-3 isoform X3 has protein sequence MGDPFMLQQSTNPAPGILGPPPPPFHLGGPPVGPRGAGNGNMQGPRHMQKGRVETSRVVHIMDFQRGKNLRYQLLQLVEPFGIITNHLILNKINEAFIEMSTTEDAQAAVEYYSTTPALVFGKPVRVHLSQKYKRIKKPEGKPDQKTEPPKPELGRVIHLSNLPHSGYSDNAVLKLAEPYGKIKNYILMRMKSQAFIEMETREDALAMVEHCANKALWFQGRCVKVDLSEKYKKLVLRIPNKGVELLKKDKTRKRTYSPDSKDSPSDKKSKTEAAQKPESGTTEEKVKEEKQEDPAEPSGAKSGEQAEQDEPSLLLESEDELLVDEEEAAALLESGSSAGEDADVANLADVATEEKKDTPDDVTVKSEGGNVVATPAAKKKLKKRYVGGFPRSMEGFVTLDEVGDEEDSDHQKLRKSGLAGKAGGKNEDSLAEIKVDKIEEPEQENEMLENGTKTEVTVKTEPVETSDATTAQDAEKNAQENPDPQDEQETKNIQEKPLVPDEFRIGPYQPNVPVGVNYVVPKTGFYCKLCSLFYTNEDVAKKTHCSSLPHYQKLKKILDKMAEDYRQKKEA, from the exons AT GGGTGATCCCTTTATGTTGCAGCAATCCACAAACCCTGCACCAGGAATTCTGGGACCACCCCCACCTCCATTCCACCTTGGAGGACCCCCTGTTGGGCCCAGAG GAGCTGGCAATGGCAATATGCAGGGACCGAGGCACATGCAGAAGGGCAGAGTG GAAACAAGCAGAGTTGTGCACATCATGGATTTCCAGAGGGGAAAGAACTTGAGAtatcagctgctccagctcgTTGAACCCTTTGGGATAATTACAAATCACCTGATTCTAAACAAAATCAATGAG GCGTTTATCGAAATGTCGACCACTGAAGATGCCCAGGCTGCAGTTGAATACTATTCAACAACACCTGCCCTGGTGTTTGGTAAACCAGTCAGAGTCCACTTgtcacagaaatacaaaagaataaAG AAACCTGAGGGTAAACCTGACCAAAAGACTGAGCCCCCCAAACCAGAGCTTGGTCGTGTGATTCACCTGAGCAACCTGCCACACTCGGGGTACTCTGACAACGCAGTGCTCAAACTGGCTGAGCCCTACGGGAAGATCAAGAACTACATCCTCATGAGGATGAAAAGCCAG GCTTTCATTGAGATGGAGACCAGAGAAGATGCTTTGGCCATGGTGGAGCATTGTGCCAACAAAGCACTTTGGTTCCAAGGCAGATGTGTGAAAGTGGATTTATCTGAGAAATACAAGAAGCTGGTGTTGAGG ATTCCCAACAAAGGAGTTGAGCTGCTGAAAAAGGATAAAACCAG AAAGAGAACGTATTCTCCAGACAGCAAAGATTCTCCCAGTGATAAGAAGTCTAAAACAGAAGCTGCTCAGAAACCTGAAAGTGgcactacagaagaaaaagtgaaagaagagaaacaagaggATCCTGCTGAGCCCTCAGGTGCCAAAAGTGGGGAACAGGCAGAGCAAGATGAGCCCAGTTTACTCCTGGAATCTGAAGATGAGCTGCTGGTGGatgaggaagaggcagcagcGCTGTTAGAAAGTGGCAGCTCAGCAGGAGAGGATGCAGATGTTGCCAATTTAGCTGATGTGgctactgaagaaaaaaaggacaccCCTGATGATGTCACAGTAAAATCTGAGGGGGGGAATGTTGTGGCCACTCCAGCAGCCaagaaaaagcttaaaaag CGCTACGTGGGCGGCTTCCCACGGAGCATGGAGGGCTTTGTGACCCTGGATGAGGTGGGGGACGAGGAGGACTCCGATCACCAGAAACTCCGCAAGTCAGGCctggcagggaaggcaggaggcaAGAACGAGGACAGTCTGGCTGAGATCAAGGTGGACAAGATCGAGGAGCCAGAGCAGGAGAACGAGATGTTAGAGAACGGAACGAAAACCGAAGTCACCGTGAAGACTGAACCCGTTGAAACTTCAGATGCCACAACAGCACAGGATGCTGAGAAAAATGCCCAGGAAAACCCAGACCCCCAGGATGAGCAGGAAACCAAGAACATCCAAGAGAAACCTCTAGTTCCAGATGAATTTAGGATTGGGCCGTACCAGCCAAACGTTCCTGTTG GTGTGAATTATGTGGTACCCAAAACAGGGTTTTATTGCAAATTGTGTTCCCTGTTCTACACAAATGAAGATGTTGCAAAAAAGACCCATTGCAGCAGCCTTCCTCATTATCAAAAGTTGAAG aaaattcTGGATAAAATGGCAGAAGACTACAGGCAAAAGAAAGAAGcttaa
- the SLC23A1 gene encoding LOW QUALITY PROTEIN: solute carrier family 23 member 1 (The sequence of the model RefSeq protein was modified relative to this genomic sequence to represent the inferred CDS: inserted 2 bases in 1 codon), whose amino-acid sequence MADPSRGCAPWFHNPQPMAALPPAAPATATAREVTKVLPTAIKPPXAVTSPLGTRRRRMETRSGDLAKPQNGNLAPAPAGSPQTPRKEPPAAGRQDPRVGTRPPPPEVDMLYKIEDVPPWYLCILLGFQHYLTCFSGTVAIPFLLAESMCVGKDQLTVSYLIGTIFTCVGITTLIQTTVGIRLPLFQASALAFLIPAKSILALEKWRCPPEEQIYGNWSLPLNTSHIWQPRMREIQGAIMVSSLVEVVIGLLGLPGALLSYIGPLTVTPTVSLIGLSVFQAAGERAGSHWGIAVMTILLIVLFAQYLRQVAICLPGYRRGRGFVLFRFQIFKMFPIILAIMVVWLFCYVLTRTGVFPSEPEEYGYKARTDARGEILSVAPWFRVPYPCQWGLPTVTSAAVLGMFSATLAGIIESIGDYYSCARLAGAPPPPVHAINRGIFTEGISCIIAGLLGTGNGSTSSSPNIGVLGMTKVGSRRVIQYGAGIMLLLGTVGKFTALFASLPDPVLGGMFCTLFGMITAVGLSNLQFVDMNSSRNLFVLGFAMFFGLTLPNYLDSNPGAINTGVPELDQILTVLLTTEMFVGGTIAFVLDNTIPGTQEERGLVQWKAGAHSDSTASASLRSYDFPFGMGAVRRVRWLRRVPVCPVFTGFRARARGGGAAADGQDGADGVSVCTKV is encoded by the exons ATGGCTGACCCGTCCCGGGGCTGCGCTCCCTGGTTTCACAACCCGCAGCCAATGGCCGccctccctcccgccgccccTGCCACGGCCACCGCCCGGGAGGTGACTAAAGTCCTTCCCACGGCCATAAAACCCCC AGCGGTGACATCGCCGCTGGGGACGCGTCGCCGGAGGATGGAGACCCGCTCGGGGGACCTGGCTAAGCCCCAG AATGGGAACttggctcctgctcctgctggctccCCACAGACCCCCAGGAAGGAGCCGCCTGCGGCAGGCAGG CAGGACCCGAGGGTGGGCACCAGGCCCCCCCCGCCAGAGGTGGACATGCTCTACAAGATTGAGGACGTGCCCCCCTGGTACCTCTGCATCCTGCTTGGCTTCCAG CACTACCTGACCTGCTTCAGTGGCACCGTCGCCATCCCGTTCCTGCTGGCCGAGAGCATGTGCGTGGGCAAGGACCAGCTCACCGTCAGCTACCTCATTGGCACCATCTTCACCTGTGTGGGCATCACCACCCTCATCCAGACCACCGTGGGCATCAG GCTGCCCCTCTTCCAGGCGAGCGCGCTGGCCTTCCTCATCCCTGCCAAGTCCATCCTGGCCCTGGAGAAGTGGCGATGCCCTCCTGAAG aGCAGATCTATGGCAACTGGTCACTGCCGCTCAACACCTCCCACATCTGGCAGCCCCGCATGCGAGAG ATCCAGGGGGCCATCATGGTGTCCAGCCTGGTGGAGGTGGTCATCGGGCTGCTGGGGCTCCCCGGGGCGCTGCTCAGCTACATCGGGCCGCTGACCGTCACCCCCACCGTGTCCCTCATCGGACTGTCCGTGTTCCAGGCGGCCGGCGAGCGCGCCGGCTCCCACTGGGGCATCGCTGTGAT gACCATCCTGCTGATCGTGCTGTTTGCCCAGTACCTGCGGCAGGTTGCCATCTGCCTGCCCGGCTACCGCCGGGGCCGCGGCTTCGTCCTGTTTCGCTTCCAGATCTTCAAGATGTTCCCG ATCATCCTGGCCATCATGGTGGTGTGGCTGTTCTGTTACGTGCTGACCCGCACCGGTGTCTTCCCCAGCGAGCCCGAGGAATATGGGTACAAGGCCAGGACGGACGCCCGGGGGGAGATCCTGTCCGTGGCCCCCTGGTTCCGGGTTCCCTACCCCT GCCAGTGGGGTTTGCCCACAGTGACCTCGGCGGCCGTGCTGGGCATGTTCAGTGCCACGCTGGCAGGCATCATCGAGTCCATCGGGGACTACTACTCCTGTGCCAGGTTGGCAggggcccccccgccccccgtgCATGCCATTAACAG GGGCATTTTCACCGAGGGCATCTCCTGCATCATCGCGGGGCTGCTGGGAACCGGCAACGgctccacctcctccagccccaaCATCGGCGTCCTGGGCATGACCAAG gtggggagcaggagggtgatCCAGTACGGGGCCGGGATCATGCTCCTGTTGGGGACGGTCGGCAAGTTCACGGCGCTCTTCGCCTCCCTACCCGACCCCGTCCTCGGCGGGATGTTCTGCACCTTATTCG GAATGATCACGGCCGTCGGCCTCTCCAACCTGCAGTTCGTCGACATGAATTCCTCCCGAAACCTCTTCGTGCTGGGCTTTGCCATGTTTTTCGGGCTCACGCTGCCAAACTACCTGGATTCTAACCCCGGGGCCATTAACACAG GTGTCCCCGAGCTGGACCAGATCCTGACGGTGCTGCTCACCACGGAGATGTTCGTCGGGGGGACCATCGCCTTCGTCCTGGACAACACCATCCCGG GGACGCAGGAGGAGCGAGGGCTGGTGCAGTGGAAGGCGGGAGCGCACTCGGACAGCACGGCCAGCGCCAGCCTCCGGAGCTACGACTTCCCGTTCGGGATGGGCGCGGTGCGCAGGGTGCGGTGGCTCCGGCGGGTGCCCGTGTGCCCGGTGTTCACGGGGTTCAGGGCCCGggcccgcggcggcggcgcggccgcggaTGGGCAGGACGGCGCGGACGGGGTGTCGGTGTGCACCAAGGTCTGA
- the PAIP2 gene encoding polyadenylate-binding protein-interacting protein 2, producing MKDPSRSSTSPSIISEDVIINGHSHEDDNPFAEYMWMENEEEFNRQIEEELWEEEFIERCFQEMLEEEEEHEWFIPARDLPQTMDQIQDQFNDLVISDSSSLEDLVVKSNLNPNAKEFVPGVKYLNI from the exons ATGAAGGACCCAAGTcgcagcagcaccagccccagtATCATCAGCGAGGACGTGATCATCAACGGGCACTCCCACGAGGACGACAACCCCTTCGCCGAGTACATGTGGATGGAGAACGAGGAGGAGTTCAACAGGCAG ATCGAAGAGGAGTTGTGGGAAGAAGAATTTATCGAGCGCTGTTTCCAGGAGatgctggaagaggaggaggagcacGAGTGGTTTATTCCAGCCCGTGATCTCCCACAAACAATGGATCAAATCCAGGACCAGTTCAATGACCTTGTTATCAGTGACAGCTCATCGCTGGAGGATCTGGTG gTCAAGAGTAATCTGAATCCAAACGCAAAGGAGTTTGTTCCTGGGGTGAAGTACTTAAACATTTGA
- the MZB1 gene encoding marginal zone B- and B1-cell-specific protein — protein sequence MGPALAAWLALSLLGGTGAEEMCGDPPAARSHSVSAPQLSPEEQLSPHMPESLRCDACRAIAFQIEEQLSRAEGKVGRKVLKESDYMEVLERSCSQGWESYGVQELDGQKRLAGPGLPSREPVSVMVSGGPWPGRLSKMCHGYVGEQGEAQIYESHRRGPAALRELLCHGAKGPCGGGKAGAPAPPKALQNEL from the exons ATGGGGCCGGCGCTGGCGGCGTGGCTGGCCCTGAGCCTGCTGGGGGGGACGGGGGCCGAGGAGATGTGTGGGGACCCCCCCGCCGCCCGGTCCCACTCCGTCTCCGCGCCCCAGCTCAGCCCCGAGGAGCAGCTCTCGCCCCACATGCCCGAGTCCCTGCGCTGTGACGCCTGCAGAGCCATCGCCTTccag attgaggagcagctgagcagagcagaggggaaggtgGGCAGGAAGGTACTGAAGGAGTCTGACTacatggaggtgctggagaggagctgctcacagggctgggagag TTATGGGGTGCAGGAGCTGGACGGGCAGAAGCGCctggcggggccggggctgcccagTCGGGAGCCCGTGAGCGTGATGGTGTCGGGGGGACCGTGGCCGGGCAG GCTCTCCAAGATGTGCCACGGCTACGTGGGCGAGCAGGGGGAGGCGCAGATCTACGAGAGCCaccggcggggcccggcggcgcTGCGGGAGCTGCTGTGCCACGGGGCCAAGGGGCCCTGCGGCGGCGGCAAGGCCGGGGCGCCCGCCCCCCCCAAGGCGCTGCAGAACGAGCTGTAG